Proteins co-encoded in one Meiothermus sp. genomic window:
- a CDS encoding SpoIID/LytB domain-containing protein — protein MARVWMLLFLLLGAAQAQQDLLLRVLLTEASASSLQLGPHQRNSALGSQNFGAGTLRVTAGSGEVLVDGQSAGPWVEFAAADGFTLGGRNYRGNLLAVWQAGRVLFINRVWLEDYLLGVIPGEVPASFPDAVLQAQAILARTFALYRLNPQGLYDLCATERCQVYLGRSVETPRHTSAVYATRSLIVSYNQKPITAVYHADSGGYTATSAEVWGSSVPYLISRPDPYAQSPNSTWSRTLNPEAVARGLAGQGIQVGTVQSITPLFVSESGRPLRLRVVGSSRSVELDGPQSTRLLRGLGLPSTRVRFDGWEVFGQGSGHGVGLSQWGARGLALQGWDYRQILGYYYPGTFLSSFEVVAGLQHQLYLAGYPIPAPTGLGLPALVTQVQARATRLFPTTFRGRL, from the coding sequence ATGGCGCGCGTCTGGATGCTTTTATTCCTATTGCTGGGGGCTGCTCAGGCCCAGCAGGACTTGCTGCTGCGGGTCTTGCTCACCGAAGCCTCGGCAAGCAGCCTTCAACTAGGGCCGCACCAGCGCAACAGCGCCCTCGGTAGCCAGAATTTTGGCGCAGGCACCCTGCGGGTTACGGCTGGATCGGGCGAGGTACTCGTGGACGGCCAGAGCGCCGGGCCGTGGGTAGAGTTTGCCGCCGCAGATGGCTTCACCCTTGGGGGGCGCAACTACCGGGGCAACCTGCTGGCGGTGTGGCAGGCCGGGCGGGTGCTCTTCATCAACCGGGTCTGGCTCGAGGACTACCTGCTAGGGGTGATTCCCGGCGAAGTTCCGGCCTCCTTCCCGGACGCGGTGCTGCAAGCCCAGGCCATTCTGGCCCGCACCTTTGCGCTCTATCGCCTGAACCCTCAGGGCCTATACGATCTCTGTGCTACCGAGCGTTGCCAGGTATACCTGGGTCGCTCGGTGGAAACCCCCCGCCACACCAGCGCGGTTTACGCCACCCGCAGCCTGATCGTCAGCTACAACCAAAAACCCATTACCGCCGTCTACCATGCCGATTCGGGTGGTTACACCGCAACCTCGGCCGAGGTTTGGGGCAGCAGCGTGCCCTATCTGATCTCTCGCCCCGATCCTTACGCCCAGAGTCCCAATAGCACCTGGAGCCGCACCCTCAACCCCGAAGCCGTGGCTCGAGGCCTGGCGGGTCAGGGTATCCAGGTCGGCACCGTACAGTCCATCACACCTCTTTTCGTCAGCGAAAGTGGCCGCCCTTTGCGCCTTCGTGTGGTGGGCAGTAGCCGCAGCGTGGAGCTCGACGGCCCCCAGTCCACCCGCCTGCTGCGGGGCCTGGGGCTACCCTCTACCCGGGTGCGCTTCGATGGCTGGGAGGTCTTCGGGCAAGGCAGCGGCCACGGGGTGGGCCTGAGCCAGTGGGGTGCGCGGGGACTGGCCCTGCAGGGCTGGGATTACCGGCAGATTCTGGGCTATTACTACCCCGGCACTTTCCTCAGCAGCTTCGAGGTAGTGGCCGGTTTACAGCACCAACTCTATCTGGCCGGATACCCCATTCCCGCTCCCACCGGATTGGGCTTACCCGCCCTTGTAACACAAGTACAAGCACGGGCAACCCGGCTCTTCCCTACAACTTTTCGGGGTCGATTGTAG
- a CDS encoding viroplasmin family protein produces the protein MVQEKSKSKHYVVWKGRQTGIFSSWPEAEAQVKGFVGAQYKAFASLDEARRAFAGKYQDYQGQQARQTRLLHAPPPIIPSYCVDAACSGNPGRLEYRCVDTETRKEIFRRGPFAQGTNNVGEFLAIVEALMLCQEKGLTWPIYSDSVNAIAWVKAKKARTNLVRTEQNAELFERVARAEAWLRSHTYPNPILKWQTESWGENPADFGRK, from the coding sequence ATGGTTCAAGAGAAGAGCAAAAGTAAGCATTACGTGGTCTGGAAGGGCCGCCAAACCGGTATTTTCTCTTCCTGGCCCGAGGCCGAGGCTCAGGTCAAGGGCTTTGTGGGGGCCCAGTACAAGGCCTTTGCAAGCCTGGATGAAGCCCGGCGGGCTTTTGCCGGAAAGTACCAGGACTACCAGGGCCAGCAAGCCCGCCAGACAAGGCTTTTGCACGCACCTCCGCCCATCATCCCTAGCTACTGTGTGGATGCGGCTTGCAGCGGGAATCCAGGACGGCTCGAGTACCGTTGTGTAGATACTGAGACCCGAAAGGAAATTTTTCGCCGGGGCCCCTTCGCCCAGGGCACCAACAATGTAGGGGAGTTTTTGGCTATTGTGGAGGCCTTGATGCTTTGCCAGGAGAAAGGCCTGACCTGGCCCATCTACTCCGACTCGGTGAATGCCATTGCCTGGGTCAAGGCCAAGAAAGCCCGCACCAACCTGGTGCGCACTGAGCAAAATGCCGAGTTGTTCGAGCGCGTAGCCAGAGCCGAGGCCTGGTTGCGCTCTCACACCTACCCCAACCCCATTCTCAAGTGGCAGACCGAGAGCTGGGGCGAAAACCCCGCCGACTTTGGGCGAAAGTAG
- a CDS encoding protein NO VEIN domain-containing protein translates to MRHYVCYHNEERMGYSYKEADEFTVGTSKRVEKILGNKVWTIAGIGRPREYYLCSWFVADGIDENEDDYFKYIVYGSERTLRAIIDPPIKLNGLPWFKEFLRTQANFSFGLRVIDPKFVPKFEGLIKGKRRKNNASGVPVIGDGSGGSLDKRLVEKRAIELVSKRYESNGWIVKSVENEKKGFDLLCRKGRLEEHVEVKGLSGFEKDFTLTANEYQYASKESRFRICIVTAALTHSPQLHSYSFAELVTEFRIEPIAYRFRAKR, encoded by the coding sequence ATGAGACATTATGTGTGCTATCACAACGAAGAAAGAATGGGTTACTCCTATAAGGAAGCCGATGAGTTCACTGTTGGCACTTCCAAGAGGGTTGAAAAGATTCTAGGAAATAAAGTTTGGACTATTGCTGGTATAGGTCGACCTCGGGAATACTACTTGTGCTCGTGGTTTGTTGCTGATGGCATTGATGAGAATGAAGACGACTATTTCAAGTATATCGTGTATGGATCGGAGCGTACCTTAAGGGCAATTATTGATCCTCCGATCAAGCTCAACGGTCTACCTTGGTTCAAGGAATTCTTGAGAACCCAAGCGAATTTCAGTTTTGGGCTTAGAGTTATCGATCCAAAATTTGTTCCTAAGTTTGAAGGCTTGATAAAAGGAAAGCGCAGGAAGAACAACGCTTCTGGAGTTCCAGTCATTGGAGATGGCTCAGGAGGGTCTCTCGACAAAAGATTAGTCGAGAAACGAGCTATTGAGTTGGTATCAAAAAGATACGAGTCAAATGGGTGGATAGTGAAGTCTGTTGAGAATGAAAAGAAAGGCTTTGACCTGCTATGTCGGAAAGGTCGTCTAGAGGAACATGTTGAAGTGAAGGGTTTGAGCGGTTTCGAAAAGGATTTTACCTTGACAGCCAATGAATATCAGTATGCTTCTAAAGAGAGTCGTTTTCGAATATGTATTGTTACTGCTGCACTAACACATTCTCCGCAACTCCATAGCTATAGTTTTGCTGAACTGGTCACGGAGTTTCGAATCGAGCCAATAGCCTATCGGTTCAGAGCAAAAAGATGA
- the msrA gene encoding peptide-methionine (S)-S-oxide reductase MsrA, producing the protein MGHTLEVATLGGGCFWCLEAVYDELKGVTKVVSGYSGGHVPNPTYEQVCGKQTGHAEVVQVTFDPSVISYQEILEVFFTIHDPTTPNRQGNDVGPQYRSVIFYHSPEQKAVAEEVMKAQAEVWENPIVTELVPFDRFYPAEDYHQQYFKKNPYQPYCAYVVGPKVAKFRKQYFDRLKKNSVAG; encoded by the coding sequence ATGGGTCATACCCTGGAAGTTGCCACCCTAGGGGGTGGGTGTTTTTGGTGTTTGGAGGCCGTCTACGACGAACTGAAGGGCGTAACCAAGGTAGTTTCGGGGTACTCGGGGGGGCACGTACCCAACCCCACCTACGAGCAGGTCTGCGGCAAGCAGACCGGCCACGCCGAGGTGGTTCAGGTGACCTTTGACCCCAGTGTGATTTCGTACCAAGAAATCCTGGAAGTCTTCTTCACCATCCACGACCCCACCACCCCCAACCGCCAGGGCAACGATGTGGGGCCGCAGTATCGTTCGGTGATTTTTTATCACTCGCCGGAGCAGAAAGCGGTAGCCGAGGAGGTCATGAAGGCCCAGGCCGAGGTTTGGGAAAACCCCATCGTGACCGAGCTGGTGCCTTTCGACCGCTTCTATCCCGCCGAGGACTACCACCAGCAATACTTCAAGAAGAACCCCTACCAGCCCTACTGCGCTTATGTGGTCGGCCCTAAGGTGGCCAAGTTTCGCAAGCAGTACTTCGATCGGCTCAAAAAGAACTCGGTGGCCGGATAG
- the bshC gene encoding bacillithiol biosynthesis cysteine-adding enzyme BshC has translation MPDPLHPFLPYGLDNLPALLRTPRDAPREALSAGLVAYLKRLGAPQASLEAAERLAHPNSRAMVSGQQAGLLTGPAYTFYKAHSALRLARAYSSEEQPVVPVFWVASQDHDTDEIRSVELLDFEERIHTLRLDLPPAHPAGRIPFTPYFAQVCNLLRPFAGYPEVRERICRAMLGNWSYSEVFARLMLEFLGPHGLVVFDPMAKELAPLFVPALEREIADPLASSEAINRTALEMKKAGLEPVLGRGEAATNLFLEGPDGIRRLLRFRNGHFEDGVGHYTSADLRALLAHDPTRLTPAAGLRPVLQDTVLPTVGFVVGPGELKYVAELGGVYALHGLQPPAVIRRMGLTILEPPVERILQKYGLEAWAFQADPEGSFKAALAQQEARVQAIRSHLKRIAAEFEQVQALLTDPTLTRPRHRAQVRIQHELERLERKILDNALRQENTVGAQFARLQRHLAPAGPQERVYPFLMYLLKHGERVLDKLLELPATGNHTLSLG, from the coding sequence ATGCCCGACCCCCTGCACCCGTTCTTGCCGTATGGCCTGGATAATCTGCCTGCGCTGCTGCGCACGCCGAGGGACGCTCCGCGAGAGGCGCTGAGCGCCGGACTGGTGGCCTATCTGAAGCGGCTGGGTGCGCCCCAAGCCAGTCTCGAGGCCGCCGAGCGACTGGCCCACCCCAACAGCCGGGCCATGGTGAGCGGGCAGCAAGCCGGGCTGCTCACCGGGCCGGCCTACACTTTCTACAAGGCCCACAGCGCCCTCCGGCTGGCCCGGGCATATAGCTCCGAGGAACAGCCGGTGGTTCCGGTTTTCTGGGTGGCTTCGCAAGACCACGACACCGACGAGATTCGCAGTGTGGAGCTGCTGGACTTCGAGGAGCGCATCCACACCCTGAGGCTGGATCTGCCCCCCGCGCACCCCGCCGGGCGCATTCCCTTCACACCCTATTTTGCCCAGGTCTGCAACCTGCTCCGGCCCTTTGCCGGGTATCCCGAGGTGCGCGAGCGCATCTGCCGGGCCATGCTGGGCAACTGGAGCTACAGCGAGGTTTTTGCCCGATTGATGCTGGAATTTTTGGGCCCCCATGGGCTGGTGGTCTTCGACCCCATGGCCAAGGAGCTGGCGCCTTTGTTTGTGCCGGCCCTGGAGCGGGAAATAGCCGACCCCCTGGCTTCCTCCGAGGCCATCAACCGCACCGCTCTGGAGATGAAAAAAGCGGGCCTCGAGCCCGTCTTAGGCCGGGGCGAGGCCGCCACCAATCTGTTTTTGGAAGGCCCGGACGGCATTCGCCGCCTTCTGCGCTTCCGCAACGGCCACTTTGAGGATGGTGTTGGCCACTACACCTCCGCCGACCTGCGGGCCCTGCTGGCCCACGACCCCACCCGCCTCACCCCGGCGGCCGGCCTGAGGCCGGTACTGCAAGACACGGTACTGCCCACTGTCGGTTTCGTGGTGGGGCCTGGGGAGCTCAAATACGTAGCCGAGCTGGGTGGGGTTTATGCGCTACACGGGCTTCAGCCGCCTGCGGTTATTCGGCGGATGGGGCTAACCATCCTCGAGCCCCCCGTCGAGCGCATCCTGCAAAAATACGGCCTCGAGGCCTGGGCTTTCCAGGCCGACCCCGAAGGTTCGTTCAAGGCCGCCCTGGCCCAGCAAGAGGCCCGGGTACAGGCCATCCGGAGCCACCTGAAGCGCATTGCGGCTGAGTTCGAGCAGGTGCAAGCCCTCCTCACCGACCCCACCCTCACCCGCCCCCGCCACCGCGCCCAGGTACGCATCCAGCACGAATTAGAGCGCCTCGAGCGCAAAATACTGGACAACGCCCTGCGCCAGGAAAACACCGTCGGCGCCCAGTTTGCCCGCCTGCAGCGCCACCTGGCCCCCGCCGGCCCCCAGGAGCGGGTCTATCCGTTCCTGATGTACCTGCTCAAACACGGTGAACGGGTGCTGGACAAGCTTTTGGAGCTACCCGCAACCGGCAACCACACGCTCAGCCTGGGTTAG
- the pfkA gene encoding 6-phosphofructokinase yields the protein MKRIAVFTSGGDAPGMNAAIRAVVRASTAQNLEVIGIRSGYQGMIEGDFVPLGPRDVANTLQRGGTILLTARSKEFMTPEGRATAAENLKKAGIDGVIAIGGNGTYAGAAKLIAEHHIPVVGAPGTIDNDLYGTDYTIGFDTAVNTALDAIDRIRDTAASHSRVFFIEVMGRHAGFIALEVGIAGGAEVIVIPEIPTNAQECAEVINKSAEKGKRSSIVVVAEGGYEGGAEQLAKDVRQYSGFEGRVTVLGHIQRGGSPTAKDRVLASRLGAACVDALLSGASGVAIGEVNDEIRLTPFKEAIEKRKDINHKKYELAKVLAL from the coding sequence ATGAAGCGAATCGCGGTTTTTACCAGCGGCGGTGACGCACCCGGCATGAATGCAGCTATTCGAGCGGTGGTGCGCGCCAGTACGGCCCAAAACCTGGAGGTTATCGGCATTCGAAGCGGTTATCAGGGCATGATCGAAGGCGACTTTGTGCCGTTGGGCCCCCGCGATGTGGCCAACACCCTACAGCGGGGAGGCACCATCCTGCTGACCGCCCGCAGCAAGGAGTTCATGACCCCCGAGGGCCGGGCTACAGCCGCCGAAAACCTGAAAAAAGCCGGTATTGATGGGGTGATTGCCATCGGGGGCAACGGAACCTACGCCGGAGCGGCCAAGCTCATTGCCGAGCACCATATTCCGGTGGTGGGGGCGCCCGGCACCATCGATAACGACCTCTACGGAACCGACTACACCATCGGTTTCGATACCGCGGTAAACACGGCTCTAGACGCCATTGACCGCATCCGCGATACGGCGGCCAGCCACTCGAGGGTCTTCTTTATCGAGGTGATGGGCCGCCATGCAGGCTTTATTGCCCTCGAGGTGGGCATTGCTGGGGGCGCCGAGGTGATTGTGATTCCCGAGATTCCCACCAACGCCCAAGAATGTGCCGAGGTGATTAACAAATCGGCGGAGAAGGGCAAGCGCTCCTCCATTGTGGTGGTGGCCGAAGGGGGCTACGAGGGGGGGGCCGAGCAACTGGCCAAGGATGTGCGCCAGTACTCGGGCTTCGAGGGCCGGGTTACGGTGCTGGGCCACATCCAGCGCGGGGGCAGCCCTACCGCCAAAGACCGGGTGCTCGCGAGCCGCTTGGGTGCTGCTTGTGTGGATGCCCTGTTGAGTGGAGCCAGTGGGGTAGCAATTGGCGAAGTGAACGACGAGATTCGCCTTACCCCTTTCAAAGAAGCCATCGAGAAGCGCAAGGACATCAACCACAAGAAGTACGAGCTGGCCAAGGTTCTGGCGCTATAG
- a CDS encoding menaquinone biosynthesis family protein, with protein sequence MSAMQLGYSFCPNDTFIFYALAHGKVATPFPISERLEDVETLNRWALEGRLPLTKISYAAYGRLREQYVALRAGGALGRGVGPLLVAKQPLSELHGKTIAIPGQNTTAFLLLSLHSQGFEPVELRYDQIMPAVARGEVDAGLIIHESRFTYHLYGLQKVLDLGEWWEGLTGLPLPLGAILARRDLGTQTIRAIDQAVRASLEYAHAHPEETVAYIKQHAQELQDEVIWAHIHTYVNEFSLDVGPEGEAAVAELFRRGEAAGLLPASHLPHFV encoded by the coding sequence ATGAGTGCCATGCAGCTTGGCTATTCCTTTTGCCCCAACGACACCTTTATTTTTTACGCTCTGGCCCACGGTAAGGTAGCCACCCCCTTCCCCATCAGCGAGCGCCTGGAAGACGTGGAGACCCTCAACCGCTGGGCCCTGGAGGGCCGGCTTCCCCTCACCAAGATTAGCTATGCCGCCTACGGACGCCTGCGCGAGCAGTATGTGGCGCTCCGCGCCGGAGGGGCCTTGGGACGGGGGGTGGGGCCACTCTTGGTAGCCAAACAACCCTTGAGCGAGCTACACGGCAAGACCATTGCCATTCCCGGCCAAAACACCACCGCTTTTCTGCTGCTCTCCTTGCACAGCCAGGGCTTTGAGCCGGTGGAGCTGCGCTACGACCAGATCATGCCGGCGGTGGCGCGGGGCGAGGTAGACGCTGGGCTCATTATCCACGAGTCGCGCTTTACCTATCACCTATACGGCCTGCAAAAGGTGCTGGATCTGGGTGAGTGGTGGGAAGGTTTAACGGGCCTGCCCCTGCCTCTGGGGGCCATTCTGGCCCGGCGCGATCTGGGCACACAAACGATTCGGGCCATAGACCAAGCGGTGCGGGCCAGCCTCGAGTACGCCCACGCCCACCCTGAGGAGACCGTAGCCTACATCAAGCAACACGCCCAGGAACTGCAAGACGAGGTGATCTGGGCCCACATTCACACCTATGTCAACGAGTTCTCGCTGGATGTGGGGCCCGAAGGCGAAGCCGCGGTGGCCGAGCTATTTCGGCGTGGAGAAGCGGCCGGGCTGCTCCCGGCATCGCATCTACCCCACTTTGTCTGA
- a CDS encoding S24 family peptidase: MEETPLMHPPHWATAIRAQRQHLGLSQTQVAQASRLLNQTEVSRLERGLIHPTLDLGAAKLRALLRVLGWSLREFTQKTGLELAFEESPQALGLEAEVHFATFPVQATVLAGHQNTPTGEGLVSIPIEDLKALGVRPENVRVFAVNGDCMVSESVRAMSQSIAPGDRVAVDTGRMPQAGEVVVAWDGLNEVLLIKRYREEGEHIVFYPARRSVPPVVRHRDDPVKIIGPVVWRGGPFRG; encoded by the coding sequence GTGGAAGAGACCCCCCTTATGCACCCCCCCCACTGGGCCACCGCCATCCGTGCACAGCGCCAGCACCTGGGACTGTCGCAGACCCAGGTAGCGCAGGCCTCGAGGCTCCTCAACCAAACCGAGGTCAGCCGCCTCGAGCGCGGCCTGATTCATCCGACCCTGGATCTGGGGGCGGCCAAACTGCGGGCCTTGCTGAGGGTGCTAGGCTGGAGCTTGCGGGAGTTTACACAAAAGACGGGCCTCGAGCTGGCCTTCGAAGAATCACCGCAGGCCTTAGGGCTGGAAGCCGAGGTGCACTTTGCTACCTTCCCTGTCCAGGCCACCGTTTTGGCAGGCCACCAGAACACCCCCACCGGCGAGGGCTTGGTCTCGATCCCCATAGAAGATCTGAAAGCCCTGGGGGTACGGCCTGAAAATGTGCGGGTCTTTGCCGTCAACGGCGATTGCATGGTCTCGGAGAGCGTGCGGGCCATGAGCCAGAGCATCGCACCAGGAGATCGGGTGGCGGTGGACACGGGTCGAATGCCCCAGGCCGGGGAGGTGGTGGTGGCCTGGGACGGCCTCAACGAGGTGCTGCTGATTAAGCGCTACCGGGAAGAAGGCGAACACATCGTGTTTTATCCGGCCCGCCGCAGTGTGCCTCCGGTGGTGCGCCACCGCGACGACCCGGTCAAAATCATTGGGCCGGTGGTGTGGCGTGGGGGGCCTTTTAGGGGGTAG
- the pheT gene encoding phenylalanine--tRNA ligase subunit beta, protein MKIVYSWLKEFLPEAPGSERLEELLAGLGLETESITQLTPPHRNVVFARVLAAENLEGKEVRRLVLDIGREVQVVSGAPNAKAGMGVALALPGALLPDGTELGVRKIAGLESYGMALSAKELGLGEYAGGLLEFAPEALPPGTPLAEVWGPDEVIELEITPNRPDWLSVYGVARDLAALGLTLVRPQPRPRTTPLALPFGVWIEDTEGCDRFTLSYARGVKVGPSPLLVQRRLYAAGMRPISNVVDATNYAMLELGNPMHAYDAAYIREGLVVRRARPGEKLTTLDGVERTLDERDLLIAVKEGPQTRPAGLAGVMGGADDEIRDTTTEVALEVAHFDPVRVRRTAKRQGLKTEASYRFERGVDPDALLLAADCFLELLQSWSEGIEVAQERLDLNHTRPPRPIAYRPDYASKLVGMNYPEATQTQVLQRLGCTVRPTAQPGVWEVAPPSHRVDLTIEEDLVEEVARIVGYDQIPTTLPSFFPHPDNLGVDEPYEATERLKQVWAGLGFQEVLNYAWSSPQECELMRAPAPTVFMQNPQTPDRTALRTALYPGLLKNLQTALAQGEEGPFLLFEVGHVFNQTEATRLAALLCGDPVPGLWQKGLEGSFFALKGFLETAARNLGSQVRVEQEAAPFLHPGISGAVYWNQQKVGQIGALHPAIAAALELPQVFLLELALPLRKGPGIFTDIAKYPASMRDLAVVAPESTPYAEIERIIRSSAGERLEKLEIFDVYRGKPLPEGQKSLAFHLTFRHPERTLTDLETDSFMQNILAALEQKGFTIRR, encoded by the coding sequence ATGAAAATTGTCTATAGCTGGCTCAAGGAATTTCTGCCCGAGGCGCCCGGCAGCGAGCGGCTGGAAGAGCTGCTGGCCGGGCTGGGCCTCGAGACCGAGTCCATCACCCAACTGACCCCACCGCACCGCAACGTGGTGTTTGCCCGGGTGCTGGCCGCCGAGAACCTGGAAGGCAAAGAGGTGCGTCGGCTGGTGCTGGATATAGGGCGGGAGGTGCAGGTGGTCTCGGGAGCGCCCAACGCAAAAGCCGGAATGGGGGTGGCGCTGGCCTTGCCGGGGGCTCTTTTGCCCGACGGCACCGAGCTGGGCGTGCGGAAAATCGCCGGCCTCGAGTCCTATGGCATGGCCCTTTCGGCCAAGGAACTGGGGCTGGGCGAGTACGCGGGCGGCCTGCTGGAATTCGCCCCCGAGGCCCTGCCCCCCGGCACCCCCCTGGCCGAGGTCTGGGGCCCCGACGAGGTAATCGAGCTCGAGATTACCCCCAACCGCCCGGACTGGCTCTCGGTGTACGGGGTGGCCCGCGATCTGGCGGCTTTGGGCCTGACCCTGGTACGGCCCCAGCCCAGGCCCCGCACCACGCCGCTGGCCCTGCCTTTTGGGGTCTGGATTGAAGATACCGAGGGCTGTGACCGCTTCACCCTGTCCTATGCACGGGGGGTGAAGGTGGGCCCTAGCCCGCTGCTGGTGCAGCGCCGGCTCTACGCCGCCGGGATGCGCCCCATCTCCAACGTGGTGGACGCCACCAACTACGCCATGCTCGAGCTCGGCAACCCCATGCACGCCTACGACGCGGCTTACATCCGCGAAGGGCTGGTGGTACGCCGGGCCCGTCCGGGCGAAAAGCTGACTACGCTGGACGGTGTAGAGCGCACCTTGGACGAGCGCGATCTGCTCATTGCGGTCAAGGAGGGCCCCCAAACCCGCCCCGCCGGGCTGGCCGGGGTGATGGGCGGCGCTGATGACGAAATCCGCGATACCACCACCGAGGTGGCCCTCGAGGTCGCCCACTTCGACCCCGTGCGGGTGCGCCGCACTGCCAAGCGCCAGGGCCTCAAGACCGAGGCTTCCTATCGCTTCGAGCGCGGGGTCGACCCCGACGCGCTGCTTCTGGCCGCCGACTGCTTTTTGGAGCTTTTGCAGTCCTGGAGTGAGGGCATCGAGGTCGCCCAGGAACGCCTCGACCTGAACCACACCCGCCCCCCCAGGCCCATTGCCTACCGCCCCGACTATGCCTCTAAGCTCGTGGGAATGAACTACCCCGAGGCCACCCAAACCCAGGTGCTACAGCGCCTGGGTTGCACCGTCCGGCCCACCGCCCAACCGGGGGTCTGGGAGGTCGCGCCGCCCAGCCACCGGGTAGACCTGACCATCGAGGAAGACCTGGTCGAGGAGGTGGCCCGCATTGTGGGCTACGATCAAATTCCCACCACCCTGCCGAGCTTCTTCCCCCACCCCGACAACCTGGGGGTAGACGAACCTTACGAGGCCACCGAGCGGCTCAAGCAGGTCTGGGCCGGGCTGGGCTTCCAGGAAGTGCTGAACTACGCCTGGTCGTCGCCGCAGGAGTGCGAGCTGATGCGGGCCCCGGCCCCCACGGTTTTCATGCAAAACCCCCAGACCCCCGACCGCACCGCCTTGCGCACGGCCCTCTACCCCGGCCTGCTCAAGAACCTGCAAACCGCGCTGGCCCAGGGGGAGGAAGGGCCTTTCTTGCTCTTCGAGGTAGGCCACGTGTTCAACCAGACCGAAGCCACTCGCCTTGCAGCCCTGCTGTGCGGCGACCCGGTACCGGGGCTGTGGCAAAAGGGCCTCGAGGGCAGCTTTTTTGCCCTCAAGGGCTTCCTCGAGACCGCCGCACGCAACCTGGGCAGCCAGGTACGGGTCGAGCAGGAAGCAGCACCCTTCCTGCACCCCGGCATCAGCGGGGCGGTTTACTGGAACCAGCAGAAAGTGGGCCAGATCGGGGCCTTGCACCCGGCCATCGCCGCCGCCCTCGAGTTACCGCAGGTGTTCTTGCTCGAGCTGGCCCTGCCCCTGCGCAAAGGCCCCGGTATCTTCACCGATATCGCCAAGTACCCGGCCTCCATGCGCGACCTGGCCGTTGTTGCGCCGGAGAGCACCCCCTATGCCGAGATCGAGCGAATTATTCGCAGCAGCGCCGGCGAACGCCTAGAGAAGCTGGAAATCTTCGACGTTTACCGGGGCAAGCCGCTTCCGGAAGGCCAGAAGAGCCTGGCTTTCCACCTCACCTTCCGCCACCCCGAGCGTACCCTGACCGACCTCGAGACCGATTCGTTTATGCAAAACATCCTCGCGGCCCTCGAGCAAAAGGGTTTCACCATTCGCAGATAA
- a CDS encoding Crp/Fnr family transcriptional regulator, translated as MTPEFFATLPPEARAEAEQVFRSFTARRGSYVCYPEDEAKTLYFVVDGWVRLFQLGPQEEEITLTVVGAGDIFGEGALLPGERYGSFAEPLVNCELLSASREDLLRLTSRFPEAQAAFVLLLSRRLRKAEERLRDLRFKEVLPRLAKALLSAMRKGEEGLEVTLSHQDLAHLAGSTRETITKVLGELALKDAIELGYRRILILKPETLRQVSL; from the coding sequence ATGACCCCGGAGTTTTTTGCCACCCTGCCCCCCGAAGCCAGGGCCGAAGCCGAACAGGTGTTCCGCAGCTTTACGGCCCGGCGGGGCAGCTATGTGTGCTACCCCGAGGACGAGGCCAAGACCCTGTATTTCGTGGTGGACGGCTGGGTACGCTTGTTTCAGCTTGGGCCCCAAGAAGAAGAAATCACCCTGACGGTAGTAGGGGCCGGGGACATCTTTGGCGAAGGCGCGTTACTGCCCGGGGAGCGCTACGGGTCGTTTGCCGAACCATTGGTGAACTGTGAGCTGCTTTCGGCCTCGAGGGAAGACCTACTACGCCTCACGAGCCGCTTCCCCGAAGCCCAGGCGGCTTTTGTGCTGCTGCTTTCGCGCAGGCTGCGCAAGGCCGAGGAACGTCTGCGCGACCTGCGCTTCAAGGAGGTGCTGCCCCGGCTGGCCAAAGCCCTGCTCTCGGCCATGCGCAAGGGCGAGGAGGGGCTGGAAGTGACCCTCTCGCACCAGGATCTGGCCCACCTGGCCGGTTCCACCCGCGAAACCATTACCAAGGTGCTGGGCGAACTGGCCCTGAAAGATGCTATCGAGCTGGGCTATCGGCGCATCCTGATCCTCAAGCCCGAGACGCTGAGGCAGGTATCTTTGTAG